The nucleotide window CGATCTCGTGCGCCGCGGTCACGCCGGATCCGCAGTAGGCGGCGATGCCGGCATCCGCCCGGACCCCGAGGCGTTCGAAGCGTTCGCGCAGCACCTCGGCGGGCAGGAACCGCCCCGTCTCGTCGAGGTTCGCGGCGGTCGGCGCCGACACGGCGCCCGGGATGTGGCCGGCGACGGGATCGACGGGTTCGGTCTCGCCCCGGTACCGCTCGCCGGCGCGCGCGTCCAGCAGCAGTCCGTCGGCGGCGGCCGCGGCGACCTCGTCGAGGGCGATGACGGGCATGGCGCCGAATTGCGCGGTCGCGGTGCCCGGGGCCGGGGCGACGTCGCCGGTCTCGAGCGGATGCCCCGCGTCGCGCCATGCGGCCAGGCCGCCGTCCAGCATCCGCACCCGCTCCTGCCCCGCGTGCCGCAGCAACCACCAGGCGCGTGCGGCCGACTGGTTGCCGAGGTCGTCCATGACGACGATCTCGTCGCCGTCGGCCAGACCCCAGCGGCGCATGGCGGCGGTGAAATCGGCTTCGCCCGGAAGCGGATGCCGTCCCTCGCCGGCCGGGCCGGAACCGGCCAGTTCGCGTTCGAGGTCGACGAAGACGGCGCCGGGCAGGTGGCCGGCGAGGTAGGCGTCGCGGCCGACGGGCGCCCCCGCCCCGGCGCGGCTCGCGGTGAGCGACCAGCGCACGTCGAGGATGCGGGGCGCGGTTCCGGCGGCGATGCGCGCGGCGAGCTCGTCGGGCCGGATGAGGATGGGCATGCCCCGATCATCGCACCGAGCCGCGGCATCCACACGCGGAAGACACGCTCACCCCGAGGGCCGACCCGAGGCATCCACCCCCGAACGCGGGGTGGCGGCGAACCGCCACGTGACGCGGCGATGACGCGGGTGTGCACGGATCATGCATCGGTTGCATAACGTCGGCTTGCGGCGCGCATCCGCGCACTCTATCGTCGTCTCAGCCGGTAATAGTGACCGAATGTTCGGTCACCAAATCCGATGCCGGCGACTCAGTGACGAGAACCCGAACCGGGCTCAAAGGAGAGTTCACATGCAACGCGCACACCGCCGTCTGCTCATCCCTGCCGCTGCGGCGGCGACCTTCGCACTCGCCCTCACCGGCTGCTCCTCCTCCAACTTCGGCGGCGGCGATGCAGCGAAGGGCGACGACGAGGGCCCCATCAAGATCGGCGCCGTGCTCGACATCACCGGCGTCGGCGCGAACCTCGGCGTGCCCGAGCAGAACACGCTCAAGATGCTCGCCGAGCAGCTCGAAGAAGCCGGCGGCATCGACGGCCGCGAGGTCGAGCTCATCATCAAGGACAACCAGTCCACCGAAGACGGCGCCGCCAAGGCGACCAGCGAGCTCATCGAGAACGAGGACGTCGACCTGCTGATCGGCGCGAGCCGCACCGGCCCCTCGCTCGCGATGCGCCCCATCGCCGAGGCCGCCAAGATCCCGACGATCTCCGTCGCCGCCAACGCCTCGATCGTCGACGGCAGCGAATGGCTCTTCAAGACCGCCCAGAACGACCTCGTCGTGCTCGAGGTCATGCTCGACGACGCGAAGGCAAAGGGCTACAAGAAGGTCGACCTCGCCCGCGACGCGACCGGCTTCGGCGAGGGCATCGCCGAGATCATCACCGAGCTCGGCGCCGAGCGCGGCATCGAGCTCGGCAAGGTCGAAGCCTTCGAGCCGAGCGCGACCGACTTCACCGCGCAGATGACGAACCTGCGCGGCACCGACTCCGACGCGGTCGTCATCTGGGGCATCACCCCCTCGGCCGGCCTCGCGCAGGCCGCCTACGCCCAGCTCGGCGTCGGCAAGCCCGTCTACCAGTCGCACGGCGTCGCCAACGCCGCGTTCTTCGAGGCCGCCGGCGACGCCGCCACGGGCGTCATCGCCCCGATGGGCCGCCTGCTCGTGCACGACCAGCTGTCCGCCGACGACCCCCAGAAGGAGGTCATCGAGCAGTTCGTCGCCGACTACACCGAGGCCTACGGCGACGCGCCGTCGAGCTTCGCCGGCCACGCCTACGACGCCTGGCAGGTCGCGATCGCCGCGCTCGAAGAGGCCGGCACCGACCCCGAGGCGCTCCGCGACGCGATCGAGGGCACGACGGGCCTCGTCGGCGTCTCGGGCGTGTTCAACATGACCGCCGAGGACCACTCGGGCCTCTCGACCGACGCGCTCATCCTCGCCGAGGGTCGCGACGGCCGCTGGAACCTCGTCAAGTAACGCACCTAGGGAACACCGCACCGTGACCGATTTCCTCCAACTGACGGTCGCCGGCCTGTCGCAGGGCTCCGTATACGCCCTGCTCGCGGTCGGCCTCATCGCCACCTACACGGTGCGGCACGTCGTGAACATCGCCCAGGGCGACTTCGCGACGCTGGCCGGCCTGGGGAGCATCTCGCTCCTCAGCGCCGGCCTCCCGCTGCCCGTCGCGATCCTCGTCGCGCTCGTCTCCGTCACCGCCGCCTCGATCCTCGTCGAACGGCTCGTGATCTCCCGCGTCAAGCACCTCACGACGCTCGTATCGATCATCCTCACGCTCGGCGTCTCGACCCTGATGCAGGCGATCATGCTGCTCGTCTGGGGTGCCGAGGGCAAGCGCCTGCCGGCGTTCGGCGGCGAGGACCTCATGCTCGGCGGGGTCAGCATCCGCGCGCAGGAGCTGTGGATGCTCGGCGCGCTCGTCGTCGTCGGCGGCGGCATCCTGCTCTTCTACGAGAAGACCCGCTGGGGCAAGGCGCTCCGCGCGAGCGCCGAGCAGCCGGTCGCGGCCCGCATCGTCGGCATCTCGCCGGCGGTGGCCTCGATCATCGCGTTCGCCGTCGCCGGGTTCGCCGGCGCCGCGGCGGGCGTCGTCTCCTCCCCCATCTACCTCTCGCTCTGGTCGGGCGGCCTGCTGCTCGGCCTGAAGGGCTTCGTGGCGGCCGTGCTCGGCGGGCTCACCTCGTTCCGCGCGGCGATCGTCGGCGCCCTGCTCCTCGGCGTCATCGAGTCCTACGTCGCCGGGTACGTCGCGAGCGGCCTGAAGGACGCGGTCGCGTTCTTCATCCTCATCCTCGTGCTCATCATCCGCCCGGCGGGCCTCGTGCTGCGCCCGAACGCCGTGAGGGTCTGACGTGTCGCTCCTCAACAAGTCCACCGTCCCGTCGCGCACGGGTTTCTGGCCGAACAACCGCAACACGATCATCGGCATCGTGCTGCTCGCGGTCGGGATCCTCGCGCTGCCGTTCGTGGCGAGCTCCTCGCTCATGAACATCGCCGTGTTCACGCTCATCTTCGCCCTGCCGGCGATCGGTCTGAGCCTGCTCATGGGCCTGGCCGGACAGGTCAGCCTCGGCCAGGCGTCGTTCTTCGCGATCGGCGCGTACACGCATGCGATCCTGCTGTCGAAGTTCGACATGCCGGGCCCGGTCGCCGCGATCGGCGGCGTCGTCGCGGCGATGCTCGCCGCCCTGCTCGTGGGCCTGCCGATGCTGCGCCTGCGCGGCCACTTCCTCGCCCTGGCGACCCTGGGTCTCGGTTTCATCGTGATGATCGCGGTGCGCGAGTGGGACTTCACGGGCCGCACGACGGGCATCTACGGCTTCGGCCGGCCCGAGGTGTTCGGCATCCCGATCGACAACAACGGCTTCTTCTTCTGGTTCGTGGCGCCGTTCGTGCTGATCGCGCTGGTGCTCGCGCTGAACCTCACGCGTTCGCGTGCGGGCCGCGCCCTGTCGGCGGTGAACGACTCCGAGCTGGCCGCCGAGTCGCTCGGGGTGAACACCTACATCCTGCGGCTGAAGGTCTTCGTGCTGTCGGCGGCGTTCGCCGGCCTCGGAGGCGTGTTCTACGCCTACCAGGTGCAGATCGTCTCGCCGCAGGTCGCCGAGTTCCACGTCTCGGTCGAGATCCTGCTGATGGTCGTCATCGGCGGCCTCGGTTCGGTGTGGGGCGCCGTGGCGGGCGCGTTCATCGTGGAGCTCCTCTCGGAGGGCCTGCGCGACCTCATCCCGGCGCTCATCCCGGGTGCCACCGGCGAGGTCCAGCTGATCGGCTACGGCCTCGTGCTGGTGCTCGTGATCATCCTGTTGCCGGGCGGCCTGTACCAGGCGGTCATGTCGGCGTGGCGGGCCATCCGGCATCGGGGTTCGCGAGTGGATGCCGGTGCGGCCCCCTCCCCCGAACCCGCGCCCTCCGCGGCGGCGGTGTCGACCGCGCCCGATGCGGGCGGCGCGACGGATGCCGCGCCCGCGGCATCCACCCCCGACACGCCCCTGCCTGCCGTGTCGACACCGCTGGCCGTCGGCGAACCCATCCTCGAGGTCGCCGGCCTCACGAAGCGCTACGGCGGCGTCGTCGCCGTCGACGACGTGGGCTTCACGGTTCCGGCCGGGAAGATCATGGGCCTCATCGGCCCGAACGGCGCCGGCAAGACGACGTGCTTCAACATGATCTCGGGCGCGATCGCCCCGACCGCGGGCACCGTGCGCTTCCTCGGCGAGGAGATCCAGGGCAGGAAGCCGCACGTGGGCGCGCTGAAGGGCCTCACCCGCACCTTCCAGAACCTGCAGGTGTTCGCCTCGACCGACGTCGTCGGCAACGTGTACATGGGCCGCTACCGCAAGGGCCGCGCCGGCATCGTCCGCGGCATGCTCGGCCTGCAGGGGCGCGAGCAGTACGCGCACGAGGAGATCGCCCGCGAGGTGCTCGAGGCGATGCGCCTCGGCGACGTCGCCGGCTCGGGCGCGAGCGATCTGCCCTTCGGCCGGCAGCGCATGATGGAGGTCTGCCGTGCGCTCGCCTCCGAGCCGGCGCTGCTGCTGCTCGACGAGCCGATGGCGGGCCTGTCGGGGAAGGAACGCGACATGCTCGCCGCCCTGCTGCGGCGTCTGCGGGACGCGGGGCTCACGATCGTGCTCGTCGAGCACGACGTCGCCCAGGTCATGTCGCTCGCCGACACCGTCGCGGTGCTCGACGACGGCGTGCTCATCGCCCACGGCGACCCGGAGACCGTCCGCAACGACCCGAAGGTCATCGTCGCCTACCTCGGCACGGATGCCGAAGAGGCCGAGGCCGAACTCATGGAACTGGAGGAGCAGGCATGATGCTCGAAGTGTCCGGCCTGCACGCCGGGTACGGCAAGCTCGGGGTGCTGCACGACGTGTCGCTCGGCGTGGACGCCGGCGAGATCCTCACCGTCGTCGGCGCGAACGGCGCCGGCAAGACGACGCTGCTGCGCGCGGTCAACGGCCTCATCCGGCCGACCGCGGGCTCGGTGAAGATCGACGGGACCGACATCACCGGCAAGCCGACCGAGCGGATGGCGTCGCTCGGGCTCACCCACGTGCCCGAGAACCGCCTCTGCTTCCCGACCCTCACCGTGCGCGACAACCTCATGCTGGGCGCCTGGGCGCGCGGCGGCAAGGGCGACGAGGCCGCAGTGCTCGAGCTGTTCCCGCGGCTGGAGCCCCGTCTGAACCAGGCGGCCGGCACCCTCTCCGGCGGCGAGCAGCAGATGGTGGCGATCGGCCGCGGCCTCATGGCGGCGCCGAAGGCGATCATGCTCGACGAACCGTCGATCGGCCTGGCCCCCAAGGTCGTCGCCGAGATCATGCGGGTGCTCGGGCGCCTGCGCGACCAGGGCCTTGCGGTTCTGCTCGTCGAGCAGAACGTGCGCGCCTCCTTCGGCATCGCCGACCGGGCGGTCGTCATGCAGCGCGGCCGCGTCGTCCTCGAGGGCACCCCGGCCGAGCTCGTGGAGCTGCCCGAGGTCCGCAACGCCTACCTCGGCGGCGCCGCCGCCTGACCGACCCGGATGCCGGGGCGCCCCGCCCCCTTCAGGGCGCCCCGGCATCCGCACCCCCACGAATGAGTTCCGCGCGGGCCTGTACTCGACGTACATGATCATAAATAATGATCAAATGGTCATGGCGAAATCGTGCATGAAGACGCCGATGTCGAGTTCGTCCCGGAGCTGACGGACTCCGCGCGAACCCGGCGACCCGTTCGCCACGGAGCGGCCATAGCGCGCCATCGCACCGCGCCCGGCATCCGGCATCCGCCCCCCTGCCCATGCCGCCGCGCGCATGTATCAGACGGGACTGGGCGATTCCGGGCCTCGCGCTTCGGCGCTCCGGTAGGATGCTTTCGGACATACGCGCGAAACTGAGGAGGCTGGATGATCGTCAGCCTCGCAGCGTTCGCAACGCTCTCGCTGGCGACTCCGCTACTGACCCGCTGGCTCGGTCGCCGCGTGTTCCTCCTCATCGCCGTGCTTCCGGCGGCCGTGTTCGGCGTGCTGCTGTCGTGGCTGCCGGCCGTCCTCGACGGGCACGAGCGGCTCGAGCGTTTCGCGTGGATCACGCAGCTCGGCATCGAGCTCTCGTTCCGGCTCGACGCGCTCTCGCTGCTGCTCGCGCTCGTCGTCACGGGCGTGGGTGCGCTGGTGCTCGTCTACTGCGCGTTCTACTTCGCCGACGACGAGCCGGCGCTCGGGCGCTTCGCGGCGCTGCTGCTGCTGTTCGCCGGCGTCATGCTCGGCCTCGTCACCTCCGACGACGTGTTCGTGCTGTTCACGTTCTGGGAGCTCACGAGCGTGCTCTCGTACCTTCTGATCGGCCATTACACGGGCCGCAAGGAGAGCCGCGGTGCGGCGCTGCAGGCGCTCACCGTGACGACCTTCGGCGGCCTCGCGATGCTCGTCGGGCTCGTCATCATGACGGCGAACGCGGGCACGACCTCCCTCGCCGAGATCGTCGCGAACCCCGTTACGGGGGCGGCCGGCGAGTGGGCCGTGGCGCTCGTGCTCATCGGGGCGATCTCGAAGAGCGCCCTGGTGCCGTTCCACTTCTGGCTGCCGGCGGCGATGGCGGCCCCGACGCCGGTGAGCGCGTACCTGCACGCGGCGGCGATGGTGAAGGCGGGCGTGTACCTGGTCGCGCGCCTCGCCCCCGGCTACCACGATGCGTCGGTCTGGGCGCCGATCGTCATCGGCCTCGGCGTGCTCACGATGCTCGCCGGCGGCTGGCGCGCGCTCCGCCAGTACGATCTGAAGCTCCTCCTCGCCTACGGCACGGTCAGCCAGCTCGGCTTCCTCGTGATCGTCACGGGGCTCGGCACGCAGGCCGGTGCGCTGGCCGGCGTCGCACTGCTCCTCGCGCACGCCCTGTTCAAGGCGACCCTGTTCCTCGTGGTCGGCATCGTCGACCATTCGGCGGGCACGCGCGACTGGCGGCGCCTGTCGGGCCTCGGGCGGCGGATGCCGGTGGTCGCCACGATCGCGACGATCGCCGCCGCGTCGATGGCCGGTGTGCCGCCGCTGCTCGGCTTCGTCGCGAAGGAGTCGGTGTTCGGCGCGCTGCTCGACGACGTCGCAGTGGAGGGCGGTTTCTGGCCGTGGCTCGCACTCGCGGGCGTCTTCCTGGGTTCGGTGTTCACGGCCGCGTACAGCTTCCGGTTCCTGTGGGGGGCGTTCTTCACCCGCCCGAACCAGCCGCTCACCCCGCTGCACCGCGAGGGCCCGGCGATCTCGGTCGTGCCGGCGATCCTCGCCGGGCTCACCCTCGTGCTTCCGTTCGTCATCTCCCGGGTCGAGCCGCTGCTGGCCGCCTACGCGCACGAGCTGCCCGGCGACCACGCCCCGCACCTGGCGATCTGGCACGGGTTCGAACCGGCGCTCGGCCTGTCGGCGGCGGTGTTCGCGCTGGCCGCGCTCCTCGTATGGGGCCGGCGCCGGGTCTCGCGCATGCAGGCCGCGCTGCCGCCGGTGATCGACACCTCGCGCGGCTACCTCGGCATCGTCGGCGTCGTGGACCGGCTCGCGGCCGGCGTGACCACCTTCATCGCCCAGCGCGGCCTGCCGGGCTATATCGGCGTCACCCTCCTCGTCTTCATCGGCGGGCTCGGCACTGCGGTGCTGCTGAACGGCACCTGGCCGGACGACATCCGCCTGATCGACTACCCGGCCCAGCCGTTCATCGCCCTCGTCATGTGCGTCGCGGCGATCGCGGCCGCGGTCGTGCGGCAGCGGGTGGCCGCGGTGCTGCTGGTGAGCGTCACCGGCTACGGCCTCGTGCTGCTGTTCGGCATGTCGGGGGCGCCCGACCTCGCGCTCACGCAGGCGCTCGTCGAGACGATCACGCTCGTCGTCTTCGTGCTCGTGCTGCGCCGCCTGCCCCCGAAGATCGCGCAGCGCAACCGGGCGACGCATCATGTGCTGCGCGCGGTCATCGGCATCGCCGCGGGCCTCGTGATGGGCATCATCGGCTTCATCGCGCTCGGCGCCCGCATCCGCCCGTCGATCGCGGAGGGCCTGCCGGCGCTCGCCCTCGAGGCGCACGGCAAGAACATCGTCAACGTCATGCTCGTCGACATCCGAGCCTGGGACACGCTCGGCGAGATCTCGGTGCTCGTCGCCGTCGCGACGGGCATCGCGAGCCTGCTGTTCATCACCGGCCGGGCCGGCGGCGCCCCGCGTCTGGATGCGACGCCGGGCGGCCGCAACCGCTTCCGCCCGGTGCCCGAGCC belongs to Agromyces archimandritae and includes:
- a CDS encoding sulfurtransferase; this translates as MPILIRPDELAARIAAGTAPRILDVRWSLTASRAGAGAPVGRDAYLAGHLPGAVFVDLERELAGSGPAGEGRHPLPGEADFTAAMRRWGLADGDEIVVMDDLGNQSAARAWWLLRHAGQERVRMLDGGLAAWRDAGHPLETGDVAPAPGTATAQFGAMPVIALDEVAAAAADGLLLDARAGERYRGETEPVDPVAGHIPGAVSAPTAANLDETGRFLPAEVLRERFERLGVRADAGIAAYCGSGVTAAHEIAALAIAGFDAALFPGSWSAWSNHPELPVATGPDPGAA
- a CDS encoding ABC transporter substrate-binding protein; its protein translation is MQRAHRRLLIPAAAAATFALALTGCSSSNFGGGDAAKGDDEGPIKIGAVLDITGVGANLGVPEQNTLKMLAEQLEEAGGIDGREVELIIKDNQSTEDGAAKATSELIENEDVDLLIGASRTGPSLAMRPIAEAAKIPTISVAANASIVDGSEWLFKTAQNDLVVLEVMLDDAKAKGYKKVDLARDATGFGEGIAEIITELGAERGIELGKVEAFEPSATDFTAQMTNLRGTDSDAVVIWGITPSAGLAQAAYAQLGVGKPVYQSHGVANAAFFEAAGDAATGVIAPMGRLLVHDQLSADDPQKEVIEQFVADYTEAYGDAPSSFAGHAYDAWQVAIAALEEAGTDPEALRDAIEGTTGLVGVSGVFNMTAEDHSGLSTDALILAEGRDGRWNLVK
- a CDS encoding branched-chain amino acid ABC transporter permease, translating into MTDFLQLTVAGLSQGSVYALLAVGLIATYTVRHVVNIAQGDFATLAGLGSISLLSAGLPLPVAILVALVSVTAASILVERLVISRVKHLTTLVSIILTLGVSTLMQAIMLLVWGAEGKRLPAFGGEDLMLGGVSIRAQELWMLGALVVVGGGILLFYEKTRWGKALRASAEQPVAARIVGISPAVASIIAFAVAGFAGAAAGVVSSPIYLSLWSGGLLLGLKGFVAAVLGGLTSFRAAIVGALLLGVIESYVAGYVASGLKDAVAFFILILVLIIRPAGLVLRPNAVRV
- a CDS encoding ABC transporter permease subunit, producing MSLLNKSTVPSRTGFWPNNRNTIIGIVLLAVGILALPFVASSSLMNIAVFTLIFALPAIGLSLLMGLAGQVSLGQASFFAIGAYTHAILLSKFDMPGPVAAIGGVVAAMLAALLVGLPMLRLRGHFLALATLGLGFIVMIAVREWDFTGRTTGIYGFGRPEVFGIPIDNNGFFFWFVAPFVLIALVLALNLTRSRAGRALSAVNDSELAAESLGVNTYILRLKVFVLSAAFAGLGGVFYAYQVQIVSPQVAEFHVSVEILLMVVIGGLGSVWGAVAGAFIVELLSEGLRDLIPALIPGATGEVQLIGYGLVLVLVIILLPGGLYQAVMSAWRAIRHRGSRVDAGAAPSPEPAPSAAAVSTAPDAGGATDAAPAASTPDTPLPAVSTPLAVGEPILEVAGLTKRYGGVVAVDDVGFTVPAGKIMGLIGPNGAGKTTCFNMISGAIAPTAGTVRFLGEEIQGRKPHVGALKGLTRTFQNLQVFASTDVVGNVYMGRYRKGRAGIVRGMLGLQGREQYAHEEIAREVLEAMRLGDVAGSGASDLPFGRQRMMEVCRALASEPALLLLDEPMAGLSGKERDMLAALLRRLRDAGLTIVLVEHDVAQVMSLADTVAVLDDGVLIAHGDPETVRNDPKVIVAYLGTDAEEAEAELMELEEQA
- a CDS encoding ABC transporter ATP-binding protein: MMLEVSGLHAGYGKLGVLHDVSLGVDAGEILTVVGANGAGKTTLLRAVNGLIRPTAGSVKIDGTDITGKPTERMASLGLTHVPENRLCFPTLTVRDNLMLGAWARGGKGDEAAVLELFPRLEPRLNQAAGTLSGGEQQMVAIGRGLMAAPKAIMLDEPSIGLAPKVVAEIMRVLGRLRDQGLAVLLVEQNVRASFGIADRAVVMQRGRVVLEGTPAELVELPEVRNAYLGGAAA
- a CDS encoding Na+/H+ antiporter subunit A produces the protein MIVSLAAFATLSLATPLLTRWLGRRVFLLIAVLPAAVFGVLLSWLPAVLDGHERLERFAWITQLGIELSFRLDALSLLLALVVTGVGALVLVYCAFYFADDEPALGRFAALLLLFAGVMLGLVTSDDVFVLFTFWELTSVLSYLLIGHYTGRKESRGAALQALTVTTFGGLAMLVGLVIMTANAGTTSLAEIVANPVTGAAGEWAVALVLIGAISKSALVPFHFWLPAAMAAPTPVSAYLHAAAMVKAGVYLVARLAPGYHDASVWAPIVIGLGVLTMLAGGWRALRQYDLKLLLAYGTVSQLGFLVIVTGLGTQAGALAGVALLLAHALFKATLFLVVGIVDHSAGTRDWRRLSGLGRRMPVVATIATIAAASMAGVPPLLGFVAKESVFGALLDDVAVEGGFWPWLALAGVFLGSVFTAAYSFRFLWGAFFTRPNQPLTPLHREGPAISVVPAILAGLTLVLPFVISRVEPLLAAYAHELPGDHAPHLAIWHGFEPALGLSAAVFALAALLVWGRRRVSRMQAALPPVIDTSRGYLGIVGVVDRLAAGVTTFIAQRGLPGYIGVTLLVFIGGLGTAVLLNGTWPDDIRLIDYPAQPFIALVMCVAAIAAAVVRQRVAAVLLVSVTGYGLVLLFGMSGAPDLALTQALVETITLVVFVLVLRRLPPKIAQRNRATHHVLRAVIGIAAGLVMGIIGFIALGARIRPSIAEGLPALALEAHGKNIVNVMLVDIRAWDTLGEISVLVAVATGIASLLFITGRAGGAPRLDATPGGRNRFRPVPEPAWSISAPRPRLADVEGEEDQRADAAETRQTWLLAGRTLDPSRRSILIEVLIRLLFHPAIVVSIYLLFVGHNQPGGGFAGGLVAGLALVARYLAGGRYELGEAAPVDAGVLLGTGLFLAAGTATSSLFFGLTVFESSWFEAEIPVLGTISIGTSTLFDIGVYLVVVGLVLDILRSLGAEVDRQQEESEEVPA